Proteins encoded by one window of Martelella endophytica:
- a CDS encoding 5-oxoprolinase subunit B family protein — protein sequence MKLRYSFGGDEHLFVECSEEMSLEAFFHSLSMTNRVRDAKIRGVTEICPANASFQIKFDPDIIHPDDMLKEVQAIELADQKSEPVIKTRIIEIPVYYNDPWTHETLMRFRERHQDPESTDLEYAARINDYKSVADFIDAHSGAPWIVTMVGFVSGLPFMYQMVERQRQIEVPKYLRPRTDTPKLTVGYGGCFSCIYSVRGAGGYQMFGITPMPIYDPTQTTSYLKDFMVFFKPGDIVKFKPIDRETYDAEVKAVENGTFAPPIREVSFDLNEFNKDIDGYNAKLEGILNDH from the coding sequence ATGAAGCTGCGCTATTCCTTCGGAGGTGACGAACACCTCTTTGTCGAATGCAGCGAGGAAATGTCGCTGGAGGCGTTTTTCCATTCGCTGTCGATGACCAATAGGGTCCGCGACGCGAAGATCAGGGGCGTCACAGAGATCTGCCCGGCCAATGCCTCCTTCCAGATCAAGTTTGACCCGGACATCATCCATCCGGACGACATGCTGAAGGAAGTCCAGGCGATCGAGCTTGCCGACCAGAAATCGGAGCCGGTGATCAAGACCCGGATCATCGAAATTCCGGTCTATTACAACGACCCGTGGACGCATGAGACGCTGATGCGCTTCCGCGAGCGCCATCAGGATCCGGAAAGCACTGATCTCGAATATGCCGCGCGGATCAACGACTACAAATCCGTCGCCGATTTCATCGACGCCCATTCCGGCGCGCCGTGGATTGTCACCATGGTCGGCTTCGTCTCGGGCCTGCCGTTCATGTACCAGATGGTCGAGCGCCAGCGTCAGATCGAGGTGCCGAAATATCTGCGCCCCCGCACCGATACGCCGAAGCTGACTGTCGGCTATGGCGGCTGCTTCTCCTGCATCTATTCGGTGCGCGGGGCCGGCGGCTACCAGATGTTCGGCATCACCCCGATGCCGATCTACGACCCGACCCAGACGACCAGCTACCTGAAGGACTTCATGGTGTTCTTCAAGCCCGGCGACATCGTCAAGTTCAAGCCGATCGACCGCGAAACCTATGATGCCGAGGTCAAGGCGGTGGAGAACGGCACCTTCGCCCCGCCGATCCGCGAGGTCTCCTTCGACCTCAACGAATTCAACAAGGACATTGACGGCTACAATGCCAAGCTGGAGGGCATTCTCAATGACCATTAA